One region of Carya illinoinensis cultivar Pawnee chromosome 8, C.illinoinensisPawnee_v1, whole genome shotgun sequence genomic DNA includes:
- the LOC122317781 gene encoding formin-like protein 11 isoform X1, whose protein sequence is MSVLLITLLECTQIMMKIMNFSSWFSLCVWLLCCEYCDCCFLLHREEIFGAGRAERVQQQSYFGARAEDFNARRVQQLYLREENGDRIENRIRKVSGEDENGERGALIVEKFRALLGLKSFHTRSPSHRGSEFVLLSPSPSPAIEAEAPAPVPVLHIHANPHPPARRSSSIAPHHSKSQKEHRDKDRVRTILVAVILSAVAAFLVCALVLIWVCKKRRKHRTKPTRIVSVYSKKGGIRGKIKKLSTQNSASKVSQNLGLDHFYLNSLGTDLEQQTFFLKQPSEAGNTSSCHSTPKFTLHAIQEPNQELKKVDSDNASSSSTREITSIHEDAESIKYESDGGNHSPGDKIIPIECHSSDDESFHSFCESFSSNIRLSNASAGSLSGASNTFCEQEAQNKASLANSLDIEMSLGTRDLSSTQDSTPPPCNPKQEKLTVEYSSDCQKGSEHPLAPPQPPPPPPPPPPPPPPPPMTCSPSYSSNIITSKASCSLALPNLSSPTNLDSSSGTNRTPHRDFPSSPETHLKPSQSPSCIPPPPCPPPLWKGNINSARGLLPSSQLTPFSPLGKDGAPLPKLKPLHWDKVRAAPDRSMVWDKLRSSSFELDEEMIESLFGYNLQNPMKSDEAKSNTPSPSKHVLEPKRLQNITILSKALNVTAEQVCQTLLRGKGLSLQQLEALVKMVPTKEEEAKLCSYKGDINELGSAEKFVIVILRIPFAFLRVEAMLYRETFEDEVVHLRNFFSVLEEACKELRSSRLFLKLLEAVLKTGNRMNVGTIRGGARAFKLDALLKLADVKGTDGKTTLLHFVVQEIIRSEGIRVSDSIMGRINQKNKTKTVEEREEDYRRMGLDLVSSLGTELYNVKKTATIDLDVLASSVSNLSDGMAKLQHLVYKDLSMDEQNGNFVSSIRSFLSYAEKNLKELQGDEDRVLTHVKEITEYFHGNLSKDEANPLRIFVIVRDFLGTLDNVCKELRSSKAPRSPNPLAPFL, encoded by the exons ATGTCTGTCCTCCTGATCACTTTGTTGGAATGTACACAAATTATGATGAAAATTATGAACTTTTCCTCTTGGTTCTCTCTTTGCGTATGGCTCTTATGCTGTGAATATTGTGACTGTTGCTTTTTGCTCCACCGGGAAGAGATATTTGGAGCTGGAAGGGCCGAACGTGTGCAACAACAGTCCTATTTCGGTGCAAGAG CAGAAGACTTCAATGCTCGCCGCGTACAACAGCTGTACCTCAGGGAAGAAAATGGAGATAGAATTGAAAACCGCATTCGGAAAGTTTCAGGAGAGGATGAAAATGGAGAGAGGGGAGCTTTGATAGTGGAAAAGTTTAGAGCTTTGCTTGGACTAAAGAGCTTCCACACAAGAAGCCCATCACATCGTGGGTCTGAGTTTGTGCTGCTTTCACCCTCTCCATCACCCGCCATTGAAGCTGAAGCTCCAGCTCCTGTTCCAGTGCTGCATATCCATGCAAATCCCCATCCTCCAGCACGGCGCTCGAGTTCAATTGCACCACATCACAGCAAGTCTCAAAAAGAGCATAGAGATAAAGACAGAGTTAGAACAATTCTTGTTGCAGTCATCTTGTCTGCAGTTGCTGCCTTTTTAGTTTGTGCTCTTGTACTCATTTGGGTCTGCAAGAAGCGCAGAAAACATAGAACGAAACCCACAAGAATAGTGTCGGTTTATAGCAAAAAAGGAGGAATCAGAggtaaaataaagaaattgagTACCCAAAATTCAGCAAGCAAGGTGAGCCAAAATCTTGGCCTTGACcacttttatcttaattcattgggAACAGATTTAGAGCAGCAGACCTTTTTTCTTAAGCAACCTTCTGAAGCTGGAAACACTTCATCATGTCATAGCACACCTAAATTTACATTGCATGCGATTCAAGagccaaaccaagaactgaaaaAGGTGGATTCTGATAATGCTAGTAGCTCTTCCACAAGGGAAATTACATCTATTCATGAGGATGCAGAGTCAATCAAATATGAATCAGATGGTGGTAACCATTCACCTGGTGACAAAATTATTCCAATTGAATGTCATTCATCTGATGATGaatcttttcattcattttgtGAATCATTTTCATCAAACATCCGGCTTTCCAATGCTTCAGCTGGTAGTCTTAGTGGGGCATCAAATACATTCTGTGAACAAGAGGCACAGAACAAAGCTTCTTTGGCAAACTCTTTAGACATAGAAATGTCTCTTGGTACCAGAGATCTTAGCTCCACACAAGATTCAACTCCACCTCCATGCAATCCCAAACAGGAAAAACTAACAGTTGAATATTCTTCAGATTGTCAAAAAGGCTCCGAGCACCCATTGGCACCACCACagcctccacctccacctccacctccacctccgccCCCTCCACCACCACCTATGACATGTTCTCCTTCATACTCTTCAAATATAATTACATCTAAAGCTTCATGTTCTTTAGCATTGCCAAATCTGTCATCTCCTACAAATTTAGATTCTTCATCAGGAACAAATAGAACTCCACACAGAGACTTCCCTTCTTCCCCTGAAACCCACCTTAAACCATCACAATCACCATCTTGTATTCCTCCACCACCATGTCCACCTCCACTTTGGAAAGGCAATATTAACTCTGCAAGAGGCCTGCTTCCATCATCTCAATTGACTCCGTTTTCTCCACTGGGCAAAGACGGAGCTCCGTTACCAAAATTGAAGCCACTCCACTGGGACAAGGTTAGAGCTGCTCCGGATCGTTCTATGGTGTGGGATAAGCTCCGATCAAGTTCATTTGA gtTGGACGAGGAAATGATTGAATCACTTTTTGGATACAACCTACAAAATCCAATGAAGAGTGATGAAGCAAAGAGTAATACTCCCTCTCCAAGCAAGCATGTTCTTGAGCCAAAGAGACTACAGAATATCACCATACTCTCAAAAGCCTTGAATGTGACCGCTGAGCAAGTATGTCAAACTCTATTACGAG GGAAGGGGTTGAGTTTACAGCAACTGGAGGCACTGGTGAAGATGGTACCGACCAAGGAAGAAGAGGCTAAACTCTGTAGCTATAAAGGAGATATTAATGAACTGGGGTCTGCAGAGAAGTTTGTCATAGTAATTCTAAGGATACCATTTGCCTTTCTACGAGTTGAAGCTATGCTTTACAGAGAAACTTTTGAAGATGAGGTAGTCCACCTGAGGAACTTCTTTTCGGTGCTAGAG GAGGCCTGCAAGGAACTCAGATCAAGCAGGCTTTTCTTAAAGCTGCTCGAAGCCGTGCTCAAAACAGGCAACCGTATGAATGTTGGAACGATCAGAGGAGGTGCCAGAGCATTTAAGCTTGATGCCCTCCTTAAGCTTGCTGATGTGAAAGGAACAGATGGGAAAACTACCTTGCTCCACTTTGTCGTCCAAGAAATAATCCGGTCAGAAGGTATTAGAGTTTCAGATAGCATTATGGGGAGGatcaaccaaaaaaacaaaaccaaaaccgTTGAAGAGAGGGAAGAAGATTACAGAAGAATGGGCCTTGATCTTGTTTCTAGTCTAGGTACTGAACTCTACAACGTGAAAAAGACAGCTACAATTGATTTGGATGTTCTTGCAAGCTCTGTCTCGAATTTATCTGATGGAATGGCTAAACTGCAACATCTAGTGTACAAAGACTTGTCTATGGATGAACAAAATGGTAACTTTGTAAGCTCCATAAGATCCTTCCTGAGTTATGCAGAGAAAAATCTAAAAGAGTTGCAGGGAGATGAAGATAGGGTCCTAACACATGTCAAGGAAATTACCGAGTACTTTCATGGAAACTTGAGCAAAGACGAAGCCAACCCACTTCGAATATTTGTGATCGTGAGAGACTTTTTGGGCACGTTAGACAATGTTTGCAAAGAGCTTAGAAGCTCGAAAGCTCCACGCAGTCCTAATCCTCTGGCACCATTCCTGTAG
- the LOC122317781 gene encoding formin-like protein 11 isoform X2 encodes MSVLLITLLECTQIMMKIMNFSSWFSLCVWLLCCEYCDCCFLLHREEIFGAGRAERVQQQSYFGAREDFNARRVQQLYLREENGDRIENRIRKVSGEDENGERGALIVEKFRALLGLKSFHTRSPSHRGSEFVLLSPSPSPAIEAEAPAPVPVLHIHANPHPPARRSSSIAPHHSKSQKEHRDKDRVRTILVAVILSAVAAFLVCALVLIWVCKKRRKHRTKPTRIVSVYSKKGGIRGKIKKLSTQNSASKVSQNLGLDHFYLNSLGTDLEQQTFFLKQPSEAGNTSSCHSTPKFTLHAIQEPNQELKKVDSDNASSSSTREITSIHEDAESIKYESDGGNHSPGDKIIPIECHSSDDESFHSFCESFSSNIRLSNASAGSLSGASNTFCEQEAQNKASLANSLDIEMSLGTRDLSSTQDSTPPPCNPKQEKLTVEYSSDCQKGSEHPLAPPQPPPPPPPPPPPPPPPPMTCSPSYSSNIITSKASCSLALPNLSSPTNLDSSSGTNRTPHRDFPSSPETHLKPSQSPSCIPPPPCPPPLWKGNINSARGLLPSSQLTPFSPLGKDGAPLPKLKPLHWDKVRAAPDRSMVWDKLRSSSFELDEEMIESLFGYNLQNPMKSDEAKSNTPSPSKHVLEPKRLQNITILSKALNVTAEQVCQTLLRGKGLSLQQLEALVKMVPTKEEEAKLCSYKGDINELGSAEKFVIVILRIPFAFLRVEAMLYRETFEDEVVHLRNFFSVLEEACKELRSSRLFLKLLEAVLKTGNRMNVGTIRGGARAFKLDALLKLADVKGTDGKTTLLHFVVQEIIRSEGIRVSDSIMGRINQKNKTKTVEEREEDYRRMGLDLVSSLGTELYNVKKTATIDLDVLASSVSNLSDGMAKLQHLVYKDLSMDEQNGNFVSSIRSFLSYAEKNLKELQGDEDRVLTHVKEITEYFHGNLSKDEANPLRIFVIVRDFLGTLDNVCKELRSSKAPRSPNPLAPFL; translated from the exons ATGTCTGTCCTCCTGATCACTTTGTTGGAATGTACACAAATTATGATGAAAATTATGAACTTTTCCTCTTGGTTCTCTCTTTGCGTATGGCTCTTATGCTGTGAATATTGTGACTGTTGCTTTTTGCTCCACCGGGAAGAGATATTTGGAGCTGGAAGGGCCGAACGTGTGCAACAACAGTCCTATTTCGGTGCAAGAG AAGACTTCAATGCTCGCCGCGTACAACAGCTGTACCTCAGGGAAGAAAATGGAGATAGAATTGAAAACCGCATTCGGAAAGTTTCAGGAGAGGATGAAAATGGAGAGAGGGGAGCTTTGATAGTGGAAAAGTTTAGAGCTTTGCTTGGACTAAAGAGCTTCCACACAAGAAGCCCATCACATCGTGGGTCTGAGTTTGTGCTGCTTTCACCCTCTCCATCACCCGCCATTGAAGCTGAAGCTCCAGCTCCTGTTCCAGTGCTGCATATCCATGCAAATCCCCATCCTCCAGCACGGCGCTCGAGTTCAATTGCACCACATCACAGCAAGTCTCAAAAAGAGCATAGAGATAAAGACAGAGTTAGAACAATTCTTGTTGCAGTCATCTTGTCTGCAGTTGCTGCCTTTTTAGTTTGTGCTCTTGTACTCATTTGGGTCTGCAAGAAGCGCAGAAAACATAGAACGAAACCCACAAGAATAGTGTCGGTTTATAGCAAAAAAGGAGGAATCAGAggtaaaataaagaaattgagTACCCAAAATTCAGCAAGCAAGGTGAGCCAAAATCTTGGCCTTGACcacttttatcttaattcattgggAACAGATTTAGAGCAGCAGACCTTTTTTCTTAAGCAACCTTCTGAAGCTGGAAACACTTCATCATGTCATAGCACACCTAAATTTACATTGCATGCGATTCAAGagccaaaccaagaactgaaaaAGGTGGATTCTGATAATGCTAGTAGCTCTTCCACAAGGGAAATTACATCTATTCATGAGGATGCAGAGTCAATCAAATATGAATCAGATGGTGGTAACCATTCACCTGGTGACAAAATTATTCCAATTGAATGTCATTCATCTGATGATGaatcttttcattcattttgtGAATCATTTTCATCAAACATCCGGCTTTCCAATGCTTCAGCTGGTAGTCTTAGTGGGGCATCAAATACATTCTGTGAACAAGAGGCACAGAACAAAGCTTCTTTGGCAAACTCTTTAGACATAGAAATGTCTCTTGGTACCAGAGATCTTAGCTCCACACAAGATTCAACTCCACCTCCATGCAATCCCAAACAGGAAAAACTAACAGTTGAATATTCTTCAGATTGTCAAAAAGGCTCCGAGCACCCATTGGCACCACCACagcctccacctccacctccacctccacctccgccCCCTCCACCACCACCTATGACATGTTCTCCTTCATACTCTTCAAATATAATTACATCTAAAGCTTCATGTTCTTTAGCATTGCCAAATCTGTCATCTCCTACAAATTTAGATTCTTCATCAGGAACAAATAGAACTCCACACAGAGACTTCCCTTCTTCCCCTGAAACCCACCTTAAACCATCACAATCACCATCTTGTATTCCTCCACCACCATGTCCACCTCCACTTTGGAAAGGCAATATTAACTCTGCAAGAGGCCTGCTTCCATCATCTCAATTGACTCCGTTTTCTCCACTGGGCAAAGACGGAGCTCCGTTACCAAAATTGAAGCCACTCCACTGGGACAAGGTTAGAGCTGCTCCGGATCGTTCTATGGTGTGGGATAAGCTCCGATCAAGTTCATTTGA gtTGGACGAGGAAATGATTGAATCACTTTTTGGATACAACCTACAAAATCCAATGAAGAGTGATGAAGCAAAGAGTAATACTCCCTCTCCAAGCAAGCATGTTCTTGAGCCAAAGAGACTACAGAATATCACCATACTCTCAAAAGCCTTGAATGTGACCGCTGAGCAAGTATGTCAAACTCTATTACGAG GGAAGGGGTTGAGTTTACAGCAACTGGAGGCACTGGTGAAGATGGTACCGACCAAGGAAGAAGAGGCTAAACTCTGTAGCTATAAAGGAGATATTAATGAACTGGGGTCTGCAGAGAAGTTTGTCATAGTAATTCTAAGGATACCATTTGCCTTTCTACGAGTTGAAGCTATGCTTTACAGAGAAACTTTTGAAGATGAGGTAGTCCACCTGAGGAACTTCTTTTCGGTGCTAGAG GAGGCCTGCAAGGAACTCAGATCAAGCAGGCTTTTCTTAAAGCTGCTCGAAGCCGTGCTCAAAACAGGCAACCGTATGAATGTTGGAACGATCAGAGGAGGTGCCAGAGCATTTAAGCTTGATGCCCTCCTTAAGCTTGCTGATGTGAAAGGAACAGATGGGAAAACTACCTTGCTCCACTTTGTCGTCCAAGAAATAATCCGGTCAGAAGGTATTAGAGTTTCAGATAGCATTATGGGGAGGatcaaccaaaaaaacaaaaccaaaaccgTTGAAGAGAGGGAAGAAGATTACAGAAGAATGGGCCTTGATCTTGTTTCTAGTCTAGGTACTGAACTCTACAACGTGAAAAAGACAGCTACAATTGATTTGGATGTTCTTGCAAGCTCTGTCTCGAATTTATCTGATGGAATGGCTAAACTGCAACATCTAGTGTACAAAGACTTGTCTATGGATGAACAAAATGGTAACTTTGTAAGCTCCATAAGATCCTTCCTGAGTTATGCAGAGAAAAATCTAAAAGAGTTGCAGGGAGATGAAGATAGGGTCCTAACACATGTCAAGGAAATTACCGAGTACTTTCATGGAAACTTGAGCAAAGACGAAGCCAACCCACTTCGAATATTTGTGATCGTGAGAGACTTTTTGGGCACGTTAGACAATGTTTGCAAAGAGCTTAGAAGCTCGAAAGCTCCACGCAGTCCTAATCCTCTGGCACCATTCCTGTAG